A section of the Citrus sinensis cultivar Valencia sweet orange chromosome 8, DVS_A1.0, whole genome shotgun sequence genome encodes:
- the LOC102614371 gene encoding universal stress protein PHOS34: protein MSGNLGCVIVAVDGGEESMDALRWAIDNLKLRSPAPGSFIVLHVQPPPTIAAGLNPGAIPFGGPSHVEVPAFTAAIEAHQGRITQAIIDHALKICSEKNVNVKSEVVIGDAKEKVCELVEKLHADLLVMGSHTFGPIKRMFLGSVSNYCANHAQCPVVVVKGKGTSS from the coding sequence ATGTCTGGTAACTTAGGATGCGTGATCGTGGCCGTTGACGGCGGAGAGGAGAGCATGGACGCCTTGAGATGGGCGATCGATAACCTCAAGCTCCGATCCCCTGCTCCCGGTTCCTTCATCGTCCTCCACGTTCAACCTCCACCTACCATCGCCGCCGGCCTCAATCCAGGCGCCATCCCCTTCGGTGGGCCCAGTCACGTAGAAGTTCCCGCCTTTACCGCGGCCATAGAAGCGCACCAGGGGAGAATTACCCAGGCGATCATAGACCATGCTTTGAAGATTTGCTCTGAAAAGAATGTAAATGTCAAATCAGAGGTGGTCATTGGGGATGCGAAGGAGAAGGTATGTGAACTAGTTGAGAAGTTGCATGCTGATTTGCTTGTGATGGGCTCTCATACTTTTGGCCCTATTAAAAGGATGTTCCTGGGAAGCGTAAGCAACTACTGCGCCAACCATGCACAATGTCCAGTTGTGGTAGTTAAAGGAAAGGGGACATCTTCTTAG
- the LOC102614661 gene encoding uncharacterized protein LOC102614661 isoform X5 produces MFYIFIMCRRPKEKKEQVEPEVDPERDQRTVFAYQICLKADERDVYEFFSRAGKVRDVRLIMDRNSRRSKGVGYVEFYDVMSVPMAIALSGQPLLGQPVMVKPSEAEKNLVQSNSSIAGASGGGTGPYSGGARRLYVGNLHFNMTEDQLRQVFEPFGTVELVQLPLDETGHCKGFGFVQFARLEDARNALNLNGQLEIVGRAIKVSAVTDQSGLQDLGANTTGDFDDDEGGGLSLNARSRALLMQKLDRSGSATTIAGSAVTPAVNSTALPLPTAPLLGAASAVSTLVPPLVQGTVPTHPGQLGTALQVPTASVPIFDTIGVPSECLLLKNMFDPKNETYEEFDMDIKEDVEGECSKFGKLKHIFVEKDSAGFVYLRFENTQSAFAAQRALHGRWFAGKMITATFMVPQTYEAKFPDSI; encoded by the exons ATGTTTTACATTTTCATTATGTGTAGACGACctaaagagaagaaagaacaAGTGGAGCCAGAGGTTGACCCTGAACGGGATCAGAGAACAGTATTTGCGTATCAG ATTTGTTTGAAGGCTGATGAAAGAGATGTTTATGAGTTTTTCTCAAGGGCTGGCAAA GTGCGAGATGTCCGCCTCATAATGGATCGTAATTCAAGGAGATCCAAAGGGGTCGG GTATGTTGAATTTTATGATGTAATGTCTGTACCTATGGCAATAGCACTCTCTGGACAGCCTCTTCTTGGTCAACCTGTCATGGTTAAACCTTCAGAAGCTGAAAAGAATCTTGTTCAGTCTAATTCATCCATTGCTGGAGCATCAGGTGGAGGCACTGGTCCCTATTCAGGTGGAGCCAGAAGGCTGTATGTTGGCAATCTCCATTTTAACATGACAGAAGATCAACTTCGTCAA GTTTTTGAACCGTTTGGTACTGTGGAGCTTGTGCAACTCCCGCTTGATGAAACAGGGCATTGTAAAGGTTTTGGTTTTGTCCAG TTTGCACGCCTTGAAGATGCAAGGaatgctttgaatttgaatggtCAACTGGAGATTGTTGGCCGGGCAATTAAG GTGTCAGCTGTTACTGATCAAAGCGGATTGCAAGATCTTGGGGCTAATACTACTGgggattttgatgatgacgaAGGTGGTGGTCTG TCTCTGAATGCGCGTTCTCGAGCACTTCTTATGCAGAAATTGGATCGTAGTGGCAGTGCTACAAC TATTGCTGGTTCTGCAGTCACGCCTGCAGTCAACAGTACTGCTCTTCCTTTACCAACGGCACCACTTCTTGGAGCTGCCTCTGCTGTTTCTACCCTTGTTCCTCCTCTTGTGCAAGGTACTGTTCCTACTCATCCTGGACAACTCGGCACTGCTCTTCAAGTTCCCACTGCTAGCGTTCCCATCTTTGATACAATCGGTGTCCCTAGTGAATGTCTATTGTTGAAGAATATGTTTGATCCAAAAAATGAG ACATACGAAGAGTTCGATATGGATATCAAAGAAGATGTTGAAGGCGAATGTTCGAAGTTCGGAAAATTGAAACATATTTTTGTTGAGAA GGATAGCGCTGGATTTGTGTACTTGCGATTTGAAAATACTCAGTCTGCTTTTGCAGCACAGCGTGCTCTTCATGGAAGATGGTTTGCTGGGAAGATGATCACTGCAACATTCATG GTGCCACAGACATATGAGGCTAAGTTTCCTGACAGCATATAA